The nucleotide window TAATGGTGTTAATATTATTATTGCTACTAATATTGCTACTAATAAGTTATAATTTTAAATCCTCAGAAGAACTTGTAAGGGGCTTGGCTGGAAAGGGAGAAGTATCTGAAAGTGGAATGAGCAAAGGTATAAGGAGAAATTCAAAAGAGGATATGGATTATAAATTTAATAATTTATTGGACGTATTTGAGATATTTAATGAGGATAGGGAAGCAGTTATGGATATGCGAAATATAGTAACTAGTCCTTATATTGGGAGTGGTGAGGGTATTAATACATATACTGATCTTGAGTTTTATGACTTGATTTGTGCTTTAGGTAAGTTTAAGTTAAGGGATATTATAGAAGTTTATTTCAATGATCTTAGAGCCAGGCATGAGGATTTGCCAGAAGCACGTGATGCTATAAATAAGATTAAGAGAGCTTCACTAAGAGAGACACTTAAGCGTAATTTTAATCAGTACGAGATATTGGGTTATCCATATTATTTAAAATTGAAATTCAATAGTCCTATTCCTGATATTGCTTATTATTATGCTATGCATATGGGGGATGCTTATAATTTTGGTATTCTTAAAAACAGTGCTAAGAGTATTGTCAAGTTTGAAAGTTTGTACTCATAAGGTCACTTACAAGAGTTGTCTGTTGAAGATTGGTAATTAGTTATCAATTAGTTGTCTTGCAGATCATCTTTAAAGAAATATTTAAGTTTAACATTGATATTAAAATATTAATAAGTTGAATAAATATGTTAATTTGATGATTACTATATAGTGTAATTTGAATAAGGAGATATTTAGTTGTAAAGCTCTAATAATTTATGATTTTTGGTGTTGATATTAAATGTTACTTATTTTGTATAAAAGGGTTATTGGGTGAGTCTTGCTTTATGCTTTGTGGCAATATATGATTGATGCTAGTAGGGGTATGTATTATGTAAAATCAGTAATATAAAAGGAATACCAAGACATGTAAAGACAAAAGAGGAAGCTTTAAAACTATTTGGTGAAAGAGCAGATGTAAGATACACAGGAATATTGTTTGTGTGTTTTAAATTGGGATATAAACTAGGAAATAGCTTATAAAAATAGACTACAATATTGTAGCCTATTTGATTAATGTTACCTTTTTGAGTGACTAGCCATAAGTTTTTCTAGTAATTCTTTTGTTTTTTGGAAATTTTCTTCCAATGTTGATAGATCATTTGCATCATATTTATATGAGCGACCCATCTTTCTTACTTTTACGGAAGCTTCTTCTAAGTATTCTTTTGCTTTATTAGCATCATCATTATTTTGGGAATCTTGATGAGTAGCGTTGTAATATTTGTTGTAATTTATTTGTACACTAATAGCGCTACTTTGGAGTATAAACCTTTCTGTATAGAATTTTGATGGAGATTCTTTTATTTTCTTGATCCAATGAAATGTGTCTTGCATATCATATATAACAGAAGATAATAATTTTTTATATTTTTCGTCTTCTGTTTCTTTTGCAATCTCAGATTGTGGATCTGGTACTACTTGCTCTTCTTCTATTATTGTATTAGGTTCTGAGTGAGCACCTAATACGATTGGTGTAAATGAGTTTTCTTCTATTACTGTAGTAATGTCAGAATATGAGCCTGATACTATTGGAGTTGAGTCTGTTCCAGTAAGACTTGTGTAGCGTGTTTCTCCCTCTTCTCCTTTAAGAGGTCCACCTCCAGCGAAACCACTTATACTATATCCTCCTGCAGGAATTGGAATCTCATTTTGATTGTTAGAGCCTGCTTGAGTTTCAGTTTGATTGCTGCTAATAAAACTTGAATTAATTTCATTTTTTATTTCTTGTTTTAATTGGTCTGTTTTTATATATATTATTTTTTTAAATTTTTTAAGGACACCATTTTTCTGAATATTATTATCATTTTTGGCATCCAGTACAGTATGTATTTGATCAAGTAAATCCACGGATTTATCTTTAAGTTCGTCATTAAGTATTAAATCACAACTGATGAAACTTAAAAGCAAACTTAAGCTTAAATACTTTGTCTTATTCATTGTATTCAGTCTCCTTATTTTATTTTTATTGCATAAATATATAGCATCTTATTAATTAATTCTAGAAAAATAAAAAAAATGTTTTAAATTCTCTTTAAAATAAGTTTATGTAGCAATAACCGTATATTAAGAAGACTTAATATGTTTTAAAAAATAAATAGTTATTGTTATTTAAACTTAATAAAACTCGAAATAACATTG belongs to Borrelia coriaceae and includes:
- a CDS encoding BTA121 domain-containing protein surface lipoprotein, whose amino-acid sequence is MLLILLLISYNFKSSEELVRGLAGKGEVSESGMSKGIRRNSKEDMDYKFNNLLDVFEIFNEDREAVMDMRNIVTSPYIGSGEGINTYTDLEFYDLICALGKFKLRDIIEVYFNDLRARHEDLPEARDAINKIKRASLRETLKRNFNQYEILGYPYYLKLKFNSPIPDIAYYYAMHMGDAYNFGILKNSAKSIVKFESLYS